The Actinomycetota bacterium genome contains the following window.
CGGCAGGTTCCCCGAACGGGCCGCGTACCCCTGCCGCTCAAACGCTTGCCCGGGCTCGCGCGGCCGGAGGCAACGCCTCGGTGCGTCCGTCCACCGGCTCGCACGACACGGCCGCCCGCCCGGTGGTGGCGGCGCCGGGCAGCCCCGCTCCGGCCCTGGGGCGCTCGGTGCTGGTTTCACCCGGCCAGCAGGCGCCCGAGCCGTGGTCCGGTTGCGAGAGGGTAACCCTAGGCCCGGAGACCGGCGCGGCAGCCCTCCATGATCTCGAAACGGCGTTCCTCGGCCGCCGGCCGCTGGTGATCGAGATCGCCTCGGGCTGGAGCCTGCCGGTGAACGAGGCGGAGACGTCGCCGGTGTGGTCGTTGGGTCCGGGGTTCTCGTTCCCGGGCGAGCGGCTTCGCCACGCGGCTTTGTTCAACTCGCTGGACGCCAGGGGACCGGAGACCACCTGGCGCTGGTCCGGCATGGCGGTTCCCCTCGGGGCCGAGCCGGGCGGCCCGGCCGACGTCGTGCTGCGGGACGGACGGCCGGCGTTTGTCGACGGAGGTCCGTTCGGCTTTTTGGATCCTTCGGTGCTCGGCGTGCCGGAAGCGGTAGTGATCCCGCGGGTTGCCGTCGAGCACGGTCACCTGACTCCGTTCGGCGCCAACACGGGCACCGCGGAGCTGGCGCCGGACCAGGAGGCTGCGGTGACCCACCCAGGCGGCTCCGCCCGGATCATCGCTCCCGCCGGCTCGGGCAAGACCCGGGTGCTTACAGAGCGGGCCCGGCACCTGCTGAAGAACTGGCGGATCCCACCCGAGTCGTTGTGCCTGGTGGCGTTCAACAAGCGCGCCGCCGAGGAGATCAAGGAGCGGACGACGGACCTGCCGGGGCTTCAGGTCCGCACGCTTAACTCGTTGGGTCTGGCCATCCTCAGCGGAACCGGCCGGTTCGGGACGTCGCGGTCGGTTCAGACCGTCGACGAGTCGACTGTGCGCAGGATCCTCGAGGAACTCGTATCCTTCCCGCGCCGCGCCAACACGGACCCGGCCGCCGCCTGGATCGAAGCCCTGTCGTCGGTCCGCCTGGGCCTTAAGTCTCCGGAGCGGGTGGAGATGGACTTCCAGGGTGACGTGGACGGGCTGTCCGATGTGTTCGACCGCTACCGGGCGGCGCTGGCGGAGCGGGGCGTGGTTGACTTCGACGAGCAGATCTACCGGGCCATCGAGATCCTGGTCACCGATCCGGCGGTCCGGGAACGGGCCCGCCTGGCATGCCGGGTAATGCTCGTCGACGAGTTCCAGGACCTCACGCCGGCCCACGTGCTTCTGGTCCGGCTCCTTTCCGGTCCTGCTGGCTCGGTATTCGGGGTGGGGGACGACGACCAGACCATCTACGGGTACGCAGGCGCCTCGCCGGGTTGGCTGATCGATTATGCAACCTACTTCCCGGGTGCCGGCAGCCACCTGCTGGAGGTCAACTACCGGTGCCACCCCGAGGTAACCTCGGCCGCCCGGACGCTGCTAACGCACAACCGGACCCGGGTGCCCAAGGTCATCGTGAGCCCGCCTGGAACCCGTGCAGGAGGGGAACAGGCGCACGGGTTGGCCACAGACGTCTCCGAGGACCCGGTCGCCGCAACGGTCAACGCAGTTCACTCCCACGTCGAAGCCGGGGTCGCGCCGTCCAACATCGCCATCCTCAGCCGGGTCAACAGCTCGCTGGCGCCGGTGCAGCTATCCCTTCTGGATGCCGGAATCGCCGTTAACCGGGCGGTGGACGCTCGATTCCTGGAACGGACCGGGGTGAGGGCGGCGCTTGCATGGCTGAGCATCGCCACCAACCCCGGGCGCTTGCGAGCCGCCGAGGTGAGCTTCACCGCCCGGCGGCCTCCCCGGGCGATGTCGCCCAAGGTCATCGAGTGGATGTCCGAGCAGCGGTCGGTGGAGCGATTGAGGAACCTTGCGGAGCGCCTGGCGGTGCGGGATGCCGACAAAGTGAATAACTATGCGGACGACATCGAGCGCCTGGTGGAGGAGGGGAGTGACGGTACCACCGAGACCATCCTGCGCTGCCTGCGCGACGAAATCGGCCTGGCCGCTGCCATGGCCGCGCTCGACACCGAGCACCGCAGGCTTGACCGTTCGCCGCAGACCGACGACCTGGACGCCCTGATCGCCCTGGGCCACCTGCACCCGGACCCTAAGGGATTCGAGGGGTGGCTCCGGGAGGGGCTGAACACGCCGGGGGATCCCGACGGAGTCACCCTGGCCACCATCCACGCGGTCAAGGGCCGGGAGTGGGACCACGTGGTCGTCCACAACGTCACCGAGGGTCTCATGCCCCACCGCCTGGCCTGGGACATCGAGGAGGAGCGGAGGGTGTTCCACGTTGCCCTAACCCGGTGCCGGCTGAGCAGCACGGTGGTCGCCGGTGCGGCGGCGTCGCCCTTTCTGGACGAGCTGACCAAGGAGTGGGAGCCCGGCACCGCCCCCATCCCGGTCACCCGGCAATCGCCGGCAGGCCCGGCGTCGCCCCAGGTGGTGGTCGCCACGCCCGGCGCGGAGCGGGCCGGAAAGCTCCTCCGGGAGTGGAGGCTGGAGAAGTCGCGCAAGGAGGGAAAGCCCGCCTACACCGTGTTCTCCAACGCCACTCTGGACGCCATTGCGGCTTCCGGGGCCCGCTCGCTGGGCGAGCTGGCGAGGATCAAAGGCGTCGGTCCCGCCAAGCTCGAGAACTTCGGCGACGAGGTGCTGGCGGTGCTGGACGCTGCCGCCGACTAGAGGTCTAGCAGCAGCCCTTCGCCGTTGAGCGCCACCCGGGTGGGGCTGTCCTTGCCCGAATGCTCGATCTCCAGGAAGCCTGCGAAGGCCCCGGGAGAGGTCGGGTTGAAGGACACCGAGACCTCGCACTCGTCGTCCGGGGCGATTCCGGTTGCATCGCCGAGGCACTCCTGCGCTTCGACCGAGAAGACGTCGTTGCGCCCTTCGATCGACGCCCCGTCTATGACCAGGTACTCGTTGCCGCTGTTGGCGACCGTCACGGTCTGCCTGGCCGTCTTGCCGGATCCGATCTCGCCGAAGTCGAGGCTCTTGGGAGCCACGACTGCCTTGGGGGCGACGTTGCCCGAGTTCGAGTTGCCCGAGCTGCTCGATGAGCTGCCAGAAGTGGGGGTGGAGGAAGTGGTGGGGGTGGGGCTCGCCGACTGCGTGGACTGAGGCTGCGGGTTTTCGTCGCCCCCGGTCAGTATGGGAATCAAGCCGAGCGCGGCGGTGAGGATCGTGGCAAGCCCGGTGATTACGCCGGGGACGGTTTGCCAGAAGTTCTTCTTCTCGGTCATAAGAATCAGCTCCTATGGTCCGGGGGAATGGTCGGGGAATATGGCTCGTCGTGCGACGTTGTCTGCGCTCGCTCAGCGAGGCCCGGCCTGAGGCGCTTTGGCACCGGCCACTCCTCGACTCTACCGCAGGTTCGGGGCGCCGCCGACCAAATGTGCCCGGGGACGGTCAGGCTGGAGGGGGCTCGGTCTCCAGCCAGCTGATGTTGTTAACCGCCATAATTCCGGCGACCGTGTCCGGCATCTTCGCCTCCAGCGCGGGGATGCTGTCCCCAAGGAACCACTTGCTGGTGAGCTCAATCGGGTCACCGGTCAGCTCGCCGCTGAAGTAGTGAAGCGCCCCATTCGTGAGCATCACAACGTGGAACAATTCGTCGCCGTACCCTTCCACCTTGCCGGAGGAGATGATCCAGCCGGCCCTTAGAGCGCCCTTGATCTCCACCGTGCTGGGGTTGCCCACGGCACCCATGAGCCGCCGGAACTTGCGGAACACCTGCCGAAGTTCGTCGGGATCGGGGGCCTCCTCGGTGACGGGCTCATCCGGGCCGGGGTCCCGGCCGTCGGGGGAGGCGTCGATCCGGCGCTTCGCGGCGTCGATCTTGCCCTGCATCCGGTCCTCGAGCTTGTCGGTCATGTACTCACAATATCCCGCACGCCGTTTAACTCGCTCGTGGTTTTGTCTGGACCGTCTGGCTCGATCGGGAGGTTACAAAAAAGCGCAGACGGATTTCGCATATTACAAAAGCAGCTAGACAGTGCTAGACATTGGTCTGGGGCATGGCTAGTCTGGCTCGCACAGTGAACGACAAGCCGAGACTAACCGCCGTAGGCTCCGGCGAAGCCCCTCAGCCGCCCAAAAGAACCCGGTCAACGGTTTCTTTCCCCTACGCCGATCTGGCGGAGGCGGAGAAGGCCGTCGGGCACGTCGCCGGCAGCGGCGGCCGATGTCTACCCGAGCAGCTGGCCGCCTGGCTCGGCCACATCAAGCTCAACAGCGGCGCATT
Protein-coding sequences here:
- a CDS encoding UvrD-helicase domain-containing protein, with translation MPIACSYCGGTHPDAQSVRRCWSSGQTASAPAKSPPADSDPEDEEDMGPGFWDDDGESNYEPVGPPAGSPNGPRTPAAQTLARARAAGGNASVRPSTGSHDTAARPVVAAPGSPAPALGRSVLVSPGQQAPEPWSGCERVTLGPETGAAALHDLETAFLGRRPLVIEIASGWSLPVNEAETSPVWSLGPGFSFPGERLRHAALFNSLDARGPETTWRWSGMAVPLGAEPGGPADVVLRDGRPAFVDGGPFGFLDPSVLGVPEAVVIPRVAVEHGHLTPFGANTGTAELAPDQEAAVTHPGGSARIIAPAGSGKTRVLTERARHLLKNWRIPPESLCLVAFNKRAAEEIKERTTDLPGLQVRTLNSLGLAILSGTGRFGTSRSVQTVDESTVRRILEELVSFPRRANTDPAAAWIEALSSVRLGLKSPERVEMDFQGDVDGLSDVFDRYRAALAERGVVDFDEQIYRAIEILVTDPAVRERARLACRVMLVDEFQDLTPAHVLLVRLLSGPAGSVFGVGDDDQTIYGYAGASPGWLIDYATYFPGAGSHLLEVNYRCHPEVTSAARTLLTHNRTRVPKVIVSPPGTRAGGEQAHGLATDVSEDPVAATVNAVHSHVEAGVAPSNIAILSRVNSSLAPVQLSLLDAGIAVNRAVDARFLERTGVRAALAWLSIATNPGRLRAAEVSFTARRPPRAMSPKVIEWMSEQRSVERLRNLAERLAVRDADKVNNYADDIERLVEEGSDGTTETILRCLRDEIGLAAAMAALDTEHRRLDRSPQTDDLDALIALGHLHPDPKGFEGWLREGLNTPGDPDGVTLATIHAVKGREWDHVVVHNVTEGLMPHRLAWDIEEERRVFHVALTRCRLSSTVVAGAAASPFLDELTKEWEPGTAPIPVTRQSPAGPASPQVVVATPGAERAGKLLREWRLEKSRKEGKPAYTVFSNATLDAIAASGARSLGELARIKGVGPAKLENFGDEVLAVLDAAAD
- a CDS encoding choice-of-anchor D domain-containing protein, with the protein product MTEKKNFWQTVPGVITGLATILTAALGLIPILTGGDENPQPQSTQSASPTPTTSSTPTSGSSSSSSGNSNSGNVAPKAVVAPKSLDFGEIGSGKTARQTVTVANSGNEYLVIDGASIEGRNDVFSVEAQECLGDATGIAPDDECEVSVSFNPTSPGAFAGFLEIEHSGKDSPTRVALNGEGLLLDL